The following are from one region of the Aequoribacter fuscus genome:
- a CDS encoding GIY-YIG nuclease family protein — MTQPSYWVDGQIQERLPKATGVYRFFSDQGALLYVGKTIDFQARIRSHYQTARKEPRHAKLMQGVTRIECQTTADELSALLVESQAVKSEQPLFNRRLRKKRALWTAELLADNEGYCVVKPRKVEQVEQLGYCYGLFANQTQLKNWLRNHAAEHGLCLHRVGLDRGKGRCFGRQIKRCDGACCGEQSAEAYNAALLDLFAQFQLVVWPYHQPLWVREWGDSSHSESKAPQGTAQGWHVFHYWTYLGSFERPKAGLEADFDWDEVVDRDAYRILLSFLRNDRVALHQLDQNGDLVAVSNRFL, encoded by the coding sequence GTGACGCAACCGAGTTATTGGGTAGATGGTCAAATCCAGGAGCGCCTGCCGAAAGCCACTGGCGTGTACCGCTTTTTCAGCGATCAGGGCGCGCTGCTCTACGTTGGCAAAACGATCGATTTTCAGGCGAGAATTCGCTCGCATTATCAAACGGCGCGCAAAGAACCACGGCATGCAAAATTGATGCAAGGTGTCACGCGAATTGAATGTCAAACTACCGCTGATGAGCTTTCCGCTCTGTTGGTAGAGAGTCAGGCCGTTAAAAGCGAACAGCCCCTGTTTAATAGACGTCTACGAAAGAAACGAGCGCTTTGGACGGCCGAGCTGCTGGCAGACAACGAGGGTTATTGTGTCGTTAAGCCGCGCAAAGTAGAGCAAGTCGAGCAGCTTGGATACTGCTATGGACTGTTCGCTAATCAAACTCAACTGAAAAACTGGTTGCGAAATCATGCCGCCGAGCACGGCTTATGCTTGCATCGCGTTGGGCTCGATCGTGGGAAAGGGCGATGTTTTGGGCGTCAGATCAAACGCTGTGATGGCGCCTGTTGTGGCGAACAAAGTGCCGAGGCTTACAACGCAGCGCTGTTGGACTTATTTGCGCAGTTTCAATTGGTCGTTTGGCCCTATCATCAGCCCTTATGGGTAAGAGAATGGGGTGATTCCAGTCACTCTGAGTCAAAAGCTCCACAAGGCACTGCACAGGGCTGGCATGTGTTTCACTACTGGACGTATTTAGGCTCCTTTGAACGCCCCAAGGCGGGTTTGGAGGCTGATTTTGACTGGGATGAGGTGGTCGATCGCGACGCGTATCGTATTTTGTTGAGTTTTTTGCGCAACGATCGTGTCGCTTTGCATCAACTCGATCAGAATGGCGATCTCGTCGCAGTGAGTAATCGGTTTTTATGA